In the genome of Pseudorasbora parva isolate DD20220531a chromosome 10, ASM2467924v1, whole genome shotgun sequence, one region contains:
- the brms1la gene encoding breast cancer metastasis-suppressor 1-like protein-A isoform X1, giving the protein MPVHSREKKESNHEEMEVDFAEQEGTTSEDEDTESSSVSEDGESSEMDDEDCERRRMECLDEMTNLEKQFTDLKDQLYKERLSQVDAKLQEVMSGKAPEYLEPLATLQENMQVRTKVAGIYRELCLESVKNKYDCETQAALQHWESEKLLLFDTVQSELEEKIRRLEEDRHSIDITSELWNDELQSRKNKKKDPFSPDKKKKPVVVSGPYIVYMLQDLDILEDWTAIRKAMATLGPHRVKTDVSSKSDKHQHNARSEDGRLFYDGDWYSRGQAICIDKKDEYPTSAVITTINHDEVWFKRVDGSKSKLYISQLQKGKYTIKHA; this is encoded by the exons ATGCCGGTGCACTCGAGAGAAAAGAAGGAGAGCAACCATGAAGAGATGGAGGTGGATTTCGCAGAGCAAGAAGGGACCACTTCAGAAGATGAGGATACAGAGAGCTCTTCTGTCTCCGAGGATGGAGAAAGTTCag AAATGGACGATGAGGACTGTGAAAGGCGAAGGATGGAATGCCTTGATGAAATGACCAATCTAGAAAAACAATTCACTGACCTCAAAGACCA GTTATATAAAGAGAGACTAAGTCAAGTTGATGCCAAACTCCAGGAAGTGATGTCAGGAAAGGCCCCCGAATACCTGGAACCTCTTGCAACTCTTCAGGAGAATATGCAAGTTAGAACTAAAGTTGCAG GTATCTACAGAGAGTTGTGCTTGGAATCAGTGAAGAATAAATACGACTGTGAAACCCAAGCAGCGCTCCAGCATTGGGAG AGTGAGAAACTCTTATTATTTGATACGGTTCAAAGTGAACTGGAGGAGAAAATCAGACGTTTGGAGGAAGACCGCCACAGTATAGATATTACCTCAG AACTCTGGAACGATGAGTTACAGTCAAGAAAAAACAAGAAGAAAGATCCCTTCAGTCCAGACAAAAAGAAAAAGCCTGTCGTTGTGTCCG GCCCATACATAGTTTACATGCTGCAAGACCTGGATATTCTGGAAGACTGGACTGCTATTAGAAAG GCCATGGCAACATTAGGACCTCACAGAGTAAAGACAGATG TCTCATCAAAGAGTGACAAACACCAGCATAATGCCCGCTCAGAGGACGGACGTTTGTTCTACGACGGGGACTGGTACAGCCGTGGACAGGCCATATGTATTGACAAGAAAGACGAGTATCCTACGAG CGCTGTAATAACTACAATCAATCATGATGAAGTCTGGTTTAAACGAGTCGATGGGAGCAAGTCAAAACTCTACATCTCACAGCTTCAGAAAGGCAAATACACAATAAAACATGCCTGA
- the brms1la gene encoding breast cancer metastasis-suppressor 1-like protein-A isoform X2, which translates to MPVHSREKKESNHEEMEVDFAEQEGTTSEDEDTESSSVSEDGESSEMDDEDCERRRMECLDEMTNLEKQFTDLKDQLYKERLSQVDAKLQEVMSGKAPEYLEPLATLQENMQVRTKVAGIYRELCLESVKNKYDCETQAALQHWESEKLLLFDTVQSELEEKIRRLEEDRHSIDITSELWNDELQSRKNKKKDPFSPDKKKKPVVVSGPYIVYMLQDLDILEDWTAIRKSHQRVTNTSIMPAQRTDVCSTTGTGTAVDRPYVLTRKTSILRAL; encoded by the exons ATGCCGGTGCACTCGAGAGAAAAGAAGGAGAGCAACCATGAAGAGATGGAGGTGGATTTCGCAGAGCAAGAAGGGACCACTTCAGAAGATGAGGATACAGAGAGCTCTTCTGTCTCCGAGGATGGAGAAAGTTCag AAATGGACGATGAGGACTGTGAAAGGCGAAGGATGGAATGCCTTGATGAAATGACCAATCTAGAAAAACAATTCACTGACCTCAAAGACCA GTTATATAAAGAGAGACTAAGTCAAGTTGATGCCAAACTCCAGGAAGTGATGTCAGGAAAGGCCCCCGAATACCTGGAACCTCTTGCAACTCTTCAGGAGAATATGCAAGTTAGAACTAAAGTTGCAG GTATCTACAGAGAGTTGTGCTTGGAATCAGTGAAGAATAAATACGACTGTGAAACCCAAGCAGCGCTCCAGCATTGGGAG AGTGAGAAACTCTTATTATTTGATACGGTTCAAAGTGAACTGGAGGAGAAAATCAGACGTTTGGAGGAAGACCGCCACAGTATAGATATTACCTCAG AACTCTGGAACGATGAGTTACAGTCAAGAAAAAACAAGAAGAAAGATCCCTTCAGTCCAGACAAAAAGAAAAAGCCTGTCGTTGTGTCCG GCCCATACATAGTTTACATGCTGCAAGACCTGGATATTCTGGAAGACTGGACTGCTATTAGAAAG TCTCATCAAAGAGTGACAAACACCAGCATAATGCCCGCTCAGAGGACGGACGTTTGTTCTACGACGGGGACTGGTACAGCCGTGGACAGGCCATATGTATTGACAAGAAAGACGAGTATCCTACGAG CGCTGTAA